The genomic interval ACTTCGAAGCCATTCATCACGGGCATATCGATATCCAACAGGATCACATCGTACAACTTCTCGCGCAACATCTCCATGGCGATCTTGCCGTTCTCGGCTGTGTATACGTGATGCCCATTCTGTTCCAGCGCATGAGTGAGCAATAGCCGGTTAACGCGGTTATCGTCCACGATCAACATGCGACCGGGCTCGTGCGTGGCGCTCATGACTTTAGCCCTCGCAATTCATCGCAGGCGGATCCCAACGCTTCATTCAGGACGTTCAGCCTGTCTCCCGTTTCCCCCAGCCGGTTCTCCCGCCCGATCCCCTCCAACACGTTCGCCAACTCCGCCAGTCGATTTGCTCCAAACGTCGCCGCATTCGACTTCAACGAGTGCGCCGCGCGACGGAACGAATCGGCATTCCCCTCTGCCAGTCCAGATTTCAACTCATCGAACAAGCGCGGCGCATCGTCTAGAAACGTGTCGATCAATTCGTTGATAAATTCCGCGCCGGAGATTTGCTTGAGTTCGTCGAAGGTTGTGCGGTCAATGACGGGCATGATTGGTTTCCTTTGGTTAAGTGCCTGCGCGCAAGTATACAGGGAAACGGGTGTACAGGGGAGCAAATGAGCAAGTGAGCAAGTGGGCAAGTGAGCAAGTGGGCAAATGAGCAAGTGGGCAAGTGAGCAAATGAGCAAATGAGCAAGTGGGCAAGTGAGCAAGTGGGCAAGTGAGCAAATGAGCAAGCGAGCAAGTGAGCATGCACACAGGGATGAATATGTTCACGCATCCCCATGCCCACCGGGCTACGCATGGCTCCCCGCCCTCATCAACGACTCAACAAGTTCATTCGCGCGGATCGGTTTGGAGATGTAATCGTCCATGCCGGCGGCGAGGCATAATTCACGATCGCCTTGCATGGCATTGGCGGTCATGGCAACGATGCGAGGTTGGGCAACCGTTTGGATCATACGGATCTTTCGCGTGGCGTCGAGTCCGTCCATTTCGGGCATTTGCACATCCATGAGAATCACGTCGTAGGGCTGGCGCGTAATCGCTTCGATGGCTTCGAGTCCATTCGAGGCGAGGTCGGCGCGATAGCCCATCTGCTCCAACATGCGGATGGCGAGTTTTTGATTGACGGCATTATCCTCCGCGATGAGGATGCGCAATGGATGACGGGACGCCATTTCCATGTCGAAGGCGGAGGTTTTGGGGGCGCTGACCGGGGCGAGTCGGCTGGGGTCAAAGAGACCAGCCAGCACGTCGAAAAGAAGCGAGGGCTTGATCGGTTTGGCGAGGAAGGCGTTGAACAAAGTCCTGTATTCCCCCAGTTCGCTTTGCGCCATCGATGAAAAAAGAAGCAGCGGGATGGACACGTTGTGTTTGCGAATTTCACCGGCCAGCATGGCGCCGTCCATCTCGGGCATGAACATATCGAGCACGATCAGGTCGAACGGTTCGCCGCGTTCGAGGATGGCAAGCGCATCGCGCGGGAATTCGGTGTCTTGCGCGAGCATGCCCCATTTTTCGAACTGCAATTTCAGGATGCGTCGGTTCGTGAGGTTATCATCCACAATGAGCGCGCGTTTCCCCTCCAGAAGATGCCGATCCTCGCGCGGGTTTGCCGCGGTGCGAACCCTCTCCGCCGGCTCGACGTGGATGGCGAAGTGAAAGGACGAACCTTGGCCGGGAATGCCCTCACTCTCGACCCACACGCTTCCGCCCATCAATTCGACCAGCCGCTGGCTGATCGCCAACCCCAGCCCGGTGCCGCCATATTTGCGCGTGGTCGACGCATCCACCTGCGTGAACGATTCGAATAAACGGCTCATGCGGTCTTGGGGAATGCCGATGCCCGTATCGCGGACAGTGAATTGGAGCGCAACCGTAGACGCGGAAACAGGCGAGATACGCTCCGAGTCGTTCTGTTGGCTTATCGCTTTGTCCACCTTCACGGTCACCACCACCTCCCCGCTCTCGGTAAACTTCACCGCGTTGCCCAGCAAGTTCAACAACACCTGTCGCAGGCGCGTCACGTCGCCGAAGACCGCCGGCGGCACATCCTCTTCGAGGATGCAGGCAAGGTCGAGGTGATGTTCCGCCGCGCGGGTGACGACGAGGTCGAGCGCGCTGTCGATACATTCGCGCAGGTTGAACGGCTGGTTCTCGAGTTCCATTTTGCCCGATTCGATCTTGCTAAAATCGAGGATGTCGTTGATGATGGTCAGCAGGGTTTCGCCGCTGGCGCGAATCACCTCGGCAAAATCGCGCTGTTGGTTGGTAAGTTCGGTGCCGAGCAACAGCCCGGTCATGCCGATGATGCCGTTCATCGGCGTGCGGATCTCATGACTCATGCTGGCGAGGAAGATGGATTTCGCCGCGTTGGCGGCTTCTGCGTCCTGGCGGGCGCGGCGCGCTTCGGTTGTGCGCTCCTCGACCATTTGCTCAAGGTTGTGACTGTATGCTTCAAGCATACGCGCCGCTCGTTTGCGTTCGGTGATGTCGCGCAAAATACCTTGATACGAGTTGGGCGCGCCATCATCGTCGCGGCGGAGTGTGGCGGTCAGCAGGCATTCCATCACGACACCGTCTTTGCGCGTCAGGTTTACCTCAAAGTCGCGCACCGAACCCTGCGCGCCGATCAGGTCTTGGAACCCGGCAAACTGTTCCTCGGTCACGCCGATCTCCGCCATCCCAAGTTTCAGCAGTTCGTCGCGCGTATACCCGAACAGGTCGAGCGTTGCCTGGTTGACATCCACGATGTCGGCATTCGCCGTGATCACAAAAATGGCGTCGCGCGAATTCTCGAACAACGCGCGATATTTCTCCTCGTTCCGCCTGAGGTCGCCGTACAACCGCGCGTTATCGAACGAGATCGCGGCTTGCGAGGCAAGCACGCGGATCACCTCCAGGCGTTCCGGGGTGAACGCGTTCGTCGTCAGGTTATTTTCAAGATACAGCAAGCCCGATAATTTTCCCTGATTCAACATCGGCACGCACAAGATCGACTTGGGTTTGTGCGCAATGAGATAAGGGTCTCGCGCGAACTGACCGCTCCGCGCGGCATCATCGAGCACCACGGTTTCTTGCGTGCGGGCAACGTAGCTGAGGATGGAAACGGGCAAGTCTTGCGGATGCGCGGGCGACTCGGCCAGCACGCGGACGTTGCCTCGCACCCCTTGCGCCTCGATCATCCACATTGCGGCTTGTTCTCGCAGTAGCCAGCCCTTCTCTGCCCCGGCGTTTTCGATCGCGGCTTCCAACAGGGAAGCGAACAATTTTTCCAGCACGATCTCGCTGGAAAGCGCCTGCGTCGCCTTCATCAGGCTGGCGAAATCGATGGCGGCCGCGCCGTCGGTGTTTGTCGACGATGTAATCACTGAAGAGGAGAGCCCAGCGCCAGCCTCCGCTCTTGAAAAAAATTGCGGATACGCTTCTTCGAGATGCTTCACTTTGGCGAAGGCGCCCCACTCGTGGTAGGCGCGAACCGCCTGACCGAGGTAATGACCAGCCAGTTCATGCAAACCGCGCTCAAGATGGAATTTGCCCGCCAACTCGCGCGCCAGCGCCTCTTCATTCAAAAATAAATTCTGTTTTGCCAGCGCAATCGACTCATCGTACAGTTCGCGCGCCTTGCCGGTGTCGCCGCGCGCGCGCGCCAGTTCCGCCTCGACCAACAAATATTTATGCTGGTGATTTTCGGGGGCAAATGCCGCCCACTTCTTAGAATTTTTTTGATTGGCGGTTATGATCTTCAGCCAGTGTTCCTTTTCAGCAGGCGTGGCGTCGTTCCACAAAGCGAGACGCGCGAGAGAATCAAAGAACGGATACATAAACGATGTATACGCGCCCGCGCCGCCATCCAAAAACTCTTTGCAAGAGGCTGAATATCCAAGGGCAGATTGATAGTCCCCGAACAAAAAATTCAGATACATCGTATACATATAAATGTTCATGACGATGCTTCGATTGTTCTTTGCGATCTGTTCGGGCAGTTGGCTCTCGGCATCGTAGGCGGCGCCAACGATCTTGCGCGGGTCGGCAGATTTTCCCATGAGGTTCAAGACCACTTGATGGTGAAACCCAACGTGATTGAGGTTGGACGATTGGCGCATCTGCTTGATTCTGCCGCTAAACGCGCTCATTTCCTGTTCCAACTCATATAATTTGCATCCCGCCCAATAGGAATGGTAAACGTAGATCAATGCGCTGTTGCTGGCTTGGGCATAATCTCCCACCAGGTTCAGGCTTGCCCGGTATGAATCCATAAGAAGGCTGAGAGTGTTTCGCAAAGGCTCCGTCCAAAATTGAAGCACGGTGGCATGCAATCCTTTTGCGGCGCATCGCTCCTTCTCCACATCCAGCGCATCGGCAAGTTGTAGACCGATCGCGCCAAACTCGCTGCCTCCTTTGATATCCCCCAATGCCACTGTGAGCAAAAAGCCATATCCCACAAAGGCAAACCCGGAGATGGAGCCATTGCCATGCTTGAGGCTGAGTTCCACAGTTTTGAGGAATAACAACGGGAGGAGGGTTGGAATGTTCGTATACGCCGGGGAGAAGATAATACGCACGATCCAGAAAATTCGCTCGACGCGTTCATCGTCCAATTCGGGGAGTTGAAGCAACTCGGCTTTCGATTTGCGCGAGAGCAGGAAACGCACCCTGAGCAAAGCCGCCAGAATCTGGAATGTGTTGGGTTTTAACGGAAGGATCACCCCAAGACACCGCAAGGCTTCAAGTCCGGCGCGCACGGCTGAGGTGCGTTCATCGCGCGCAAGATAGGCGCGCATATCGATCTCGTGAGCGCGGGATTGATCGAGCCCGGGGTTGGCATGGGCAAGCAGGGCGCTCACAAGACGGTTTTTTTCCTCGAGGTCACCGGTCAAATATGCCGCTTCAGCGCAGGCAACATGTACGTTGAAGGCGAGCGAATATTGTTCCCGCCAATGGGCTGGGATATGTTCAAGTAAGCCGACGCCGGTCTTCAGGTAATGATAGGCAATATCATGCGCGGCGGTTGCTTGCGCCTTTTGCCCTGCCAGCAAGTTCAGGCGGATCAATTCCAGGTAATCCTCCTGGGTGTCAGCCATCCCAGCCCCCAGGTTCAGCTGATTCACCAGCCCGAAGACCGTCTGTTCGCGTTCTGTGGCGGAACTGCTTTGTAGCAGGCGTTGACCCACCCTCCAGTGGATGGATGTTCTTCCCGCCTGCGGGATGGCTTCGTAAACCCCTTGCTGAATGCCCGCGTGAGCAAAGGCGTATCGCGCGTCAGATTCGGTTTCTGCCTGTTCGGCGATCAGGTAATTTGGGGTTAGGGGGACGACCAGGCCGGAGCGCAGGGAAGGCCGCAGGGCAGAGGCAGTTTCAGGCTGGGGTTGATTCGAAAGCGCGGCTAGGGTGGAGAGGTCGAATTCGTATCCGATACAGGCGGCGAATTCCAACATGCGGCGCGTATCATCAGGCAACTCATTAATTTTTTCCGCCATGACTTCGAGGACGTTGTCGGTGAGTTGCCGCGCTTGAATGCCTTGAAGATCCCAATCCCAGCCGCCGCGCTCCAGGTTCAATCGGATCAGTCCGTCGCTGTGACTGCCTCGCAAGAATTCATTGATAAAAAACGGATTGCCACCTGTCTTGGCTTGTATCACTTCGGCAAGCGCCAACGAGTTGTCCAACGGGCAGTGAAGGGATTGGGCAAGCAGGCGGTTCACTTCGTCGACGCGCAGAGGGTTGAGATCGATTTGCGTGACGGTGTTGCCTTCATCGATAAATTTTTGAAGGAGCCCGTGTAATGGGTGATCCGAGGTGATCGCGCTGTTGCGAACCGAGGCGATCACCATCACATGATGCAGGTTGGCAGACGCCGCAAAGCGCTGAAGGAAGGAGCTGGAGGCGACATCTGCCCAGTGAATGTCGTCGAAAAACAAGATCAGCGGGCGTTCGGAATTCAAAAACGACTCGAGAAAGTTCTGCAGGGTAAGGTTAAATCGATTTTGTTCCTCCTCGGGAGAAAGGGATTGCAGGGGCGGTTGCGGTCTGAGAACATGCTCAGCCTCCGGTATCAGGTTGAGAATCACCTGCCCGTTTACGCCGATGGCTTCGTTGATCTTTTGGCGGGCAGAAGCCAGGCTTGCCTCGCTTTCAGAGAGAAGTTGTCGAATGAGCGCGCGGAGGGCGTCTACCAGCCCTGAATAAGGCGTGGGGTTGGGAGAATGGGCGTATTTGCCGCTAATGAATATTCCATTCTGGCGGGCGATGGGAATTTGTAGTTCATGAACCAGGTTGGTCTTCCCCATGCCCGCTTCGCCCGCGATCAAGACCACCTCAGCCGAACCGCGCCGCGCGTTTTCGAATGCGCTCAATAATTGGCGTAGTTCATCTTCCCTCCCGTGCAACGTTTGCGAAACCTGGAATCGGTCTGATACATCGTTTTGCCCGAGGGGAAATTCACGAATCGCGCCGCCAGCCTGCCATTGACGCTGACATTCGATCCAGTCTGCCTTCAACCCAAAGGCGGACTGGTACCGGTCGGCCGCGTTCTTTGCCAGCAATTTCATGATGATATCCGATAGAGGCGACGGGACCGCAGGGTTGACCGCGC from Candidatus Defluviilinea gracilis carries:
- a CDS encoding Hpt domain-containing protein, translating into MPVIDRTTFDELKQISGAEFINELIDTFLDDAPRLFDELKSGLAEGNADSFRRAAHSLKSNAATFGANRLAELANVLEGIGRENRLGETGDRLNVLNEALGSACDELRGLKS
- a CDS encoding response regulator — encoded protein: MEESAEFAIKETLHTSARTRVYRAARRSDGKPVVLKTLHGARITPELLARFRQEYEINALLNPVAGVSEVHKFDTSGTPTIVMEDIEGDTLSQTAKPIRDLTEFLKIAIAVTDALGQIHARQIIHKDINPSNIIYNPNTGNVKIIDFGLSTLLPRETVAQVNVNVLEGTIAYISPEQTGRINRPVDYRADFYSLGATLYELLGGVRPFEETDPLSLIHSHLAKQPVPVSAVNPAVPSPLSDIIMKLLAKNAADRYQSAFGLKADWIECQRQWQAGGAIREFPLGQNDVSDRFQVSQTLHGREDELRQLLSAFENARRGSAEVVLIAGEAGMGKTNLVHELQIPIARQNGIFISGKYAHSPNPTPYSGLVDALRALIRQLLSESEASLASARQKINEAIGVNGQVILNLIPEAEHVLRPQPPLQSLSPEEEQNRFNLTLQNFLESFLNSERPLILFFDDIHWADVASSSFLQRFAASANLHHVMVIASVRNSAITSDHPLHGLLQKFIDEGNTVTQIDLNPLRVDEVNRLLAQSLHCPLDNSLALAEVIQAKTGGNPFFINEFLRGSHSDGLIRLNLERGGWDWDLQGIQARQLTDNVLEVMAEKINELPDDTRRMLEFAACIGYEFDLSTLAALSNQPQPETASALRPSLRSGLVVPLTPNYLIAEQAETESDARYAFAHAGIQQGVYEAIPQAGRTSIHWRVGQRLLQSSSATEREQTVFGLVNQLNLGAGMADTQEDYLELIRLNLLAGQKAQATAAHDIAYHYLKTGVGLLEHIPAHWREQYSLAFNVHVACAEAAYLTGDLEEKNRLVSALLAHANPGLDQSRAHEIDMRAYLARDERTSAVRAGLEALRCLGVILPLKPNTFQILAALLRVRFLLSRKSKAELLQLPELDDERVERIFWIVRIIFSPAYTNIPTLLPLLFLKTVELSLKHGNGSISGFAFVGYGFLLTVALGDIKGGSEFGAIGLQLADALDVEKERCAAKGLHATVLQFWTEPLRNTLSLLMDSYRASLNLVGDYAQASNSALIYVYHSYWAGCKLYELEQEMSAFSGRIKQMRQSSNLNHVGFHHQVVLNLMGKSADPRKIVGAAYDAESQLPEQIAKNNRSIVMNIYMYTMYLNFLFGDYQSALGYSASCKEFLDGGAGAYTSFMYPFFDSLARLALWNDATPAEKEHWLKIITANQKNSKKWAAFAPENHQHKYLLVEAELARARGDTGKARELYDESIALAKQNLFLNEEALARELAGKFHLERGLHELAGHYLGQAVRAYHEWGAFAKVKHLEEAYPQFFSRAEAGAGLSSSVITSSTNTDGAAAIDFASLMKATQALSSEIVLEKLFASLLEAAIENAGAEKGWLLREQAAMWMIEAQGVRGNVRVLAESPAHPQDLPVSILSYVARTQETVVLDDAARSGQFARDPYLIAHKPKSILCVPMLNQGKLSGLLYLENNLTTNAFTPERLEVIRVLASQAAISFDNARLYGDLRRNEEKYRALFENSRDAIFVITANADIVDVNQATLDLFGYTRDELLKLGMAEIGVTEEQFAGFQDLIGAQGSVRDFEVNLTRKDGVVMECLLTATLRRDDDGAPNSYQGILRDITERKRAARMLEAYSHNLEQMVEERTTEARRARQDAEAANAAKSIFLASMSHEIRTPMNGIIGMTGLLLGTELTNQQRDFAEVIRASGETLLTIINDILDFSKIESGKMELENQPFNLRECIDSALDLVVTRAAEHHLDLACILEEDVPPAVFGDVTRLRQVLLNLLGNAVKFTESGEVVVTVKVDKAISQQNDSERISPVSASTVALQFTVRDTGIGIPQDRMSRLFESFTQVDASTTRKYGGTGLGLAISQRLVELMGGSVWVESEGIPGQGSSFHFAIHVEPAERVRTAANPREDRHLLEGKRALIVDDNLTNRRILKLQFEKWGMLAQDTEFPRDALAILERGEPFDLIVLDMFMPEMDGAMLAGEIRKHNVSIPLLLFSSMAQSELGEYRTLFNAFLAKPIKPSLLFDVLAGLFDPSRLAPVSAPKTSAFDMEMASRHPLRILIAEDNAVNQKLAIRMLEQMGYRADLASNGLEAIEAITRQPYDVILMDVQMPEMDGLDATRKIRMIQTVAQPRIVAMTANAMQGDRELCLAAGMDDYISKPIRANELVESLMRAGSHA